The Arthrobacter sp. PM3 genome contains the following window.
ATGAGCCGAGTCACGTGCGATCTGACCATCTCCCTCGACGGATTCGTCGCCGGTCCGAACCAAAGCCTGGAGGAGCCCTTGGGCGCGGGCGGAAAGAACTTGCACAGGTGGCAGTTCGAAGAGCCCGAAGCCAATGCAGCCGAGCGAGCGGGCATCCTCGCGGCGGGCGCCTACATCATGGGACGCAACATGTTCGCCGGTCCCGGGGCGTGGGCTGAGGAATGGCGGGGATGGTGGGGTGAGGAACCGCCCTATCACGCGCCCGTATTCGTTCTCACCCATAGCCCGCGCCGGCCCCTGCTGATGCAGGGAGGCACCACGTTCAACTTCGTGAGCGATGGCATCGAATCGGCGCTG
Protein-coding sequences here:
- a CDS encoding dihydrofolate reductase family protein gives rise to the protein MSRVTCDLTISLDGFVAGPNQSLEEPLGAGGKNLHRWQFEEPEANAAERAGILAAGAYIMGRNMFAGPGAWAEEWRGWWGEEPPYHAPVFVLTHSPRRPLLMQGGTTFNFVSDGIESALAQAREAAGSKDVAIAGGAQTARQYLSAGLVDELRLHIAPVVLGAGERLLDGVANLKLVPTEVGGTRLVTHVRYQVVR